From a single Lolium rigidum isolate FL_2022 chromosome 7, APGP_CSIRO_Lrig_0.1, whole genome shotgun sequence genomic region:
- the LOC124672771 gene encoding DNA-dependent metalloprotease dvc-1-like, protein MGLGADPDDDDGENPDVWQLFRHYDKLYFRGVLVDAGFSVEWSQPRMKTISSFGSCSFGESNTITLYEPILKYRTNADLKNALLHLMIHAFLSVKCDAKGIWGHGPAFRGWMHALNTCSIDDRMRPTCGYCITTTHDFSPEKCGSMQGFWWKCESCGVTLLRAKKLGPPSDSCCIENVSQDATCGNMLCNWHNHKVDCGGTYVVTKSPETPGQQMVQKGTCLNSNI, encoded by the exons ATGGGGTTGGGGGCGGAtccggacgacgacgacggcgagaacCCGGACGTGTGGCAGCTCTTCCGGCACTACGACAAGCTCTACTTCCGCGGCGTGCTCGTCGACGCCGGCTTCTCCGTCGAGTGGAGCCAGCCGCGAATGAAGACCATCAG TTCTTTCGGATCATGTTCCTTTGGAGAGAGCAATACAATAACTCTCTATGAGCCAATTCTGAAATATCGCACAAATGCTGACCTGAAGAACGCCCTTCTGCATCTGATGATTCATGCTTTTTTATCTGTGAAGTGTGATGCTAAGGGCATCTG GGGCCATGGTCCTGCTTTCCGTGGTTGGATGCATGCTCTCAACACTTGCTCCATTGATGATCGCATG AGACCAACTTGTGGCTACTGTATTACCACCACCCATGATTTCAGTCCGGAGAAATGTGGCAGTATGCAGGGTTTTTGGTGGAAG TGTGAATCTTGTGGGGTTACACTTTTGAGGGCCAAGAAGCTGGGGCCTCCATCTGATTCCTGCTGTATTGAGAATGTTAGCCAAGATGCAACATGTGGCAACATGCTTTGCAACTGGCACAA CCACAAGGTGGACTGTGGTGGTACATATGTGGTGACCAAATCACCAGAGACACCAGGTCAACAGATGGTTCAAAAAGGTACATGTCTAAATTCAAATATCTAA
- the LOC124675558 gene encoding uncharacterized protein LOC124675558 produces MSEMLRSQGATQESDSDEVQENLTVAKLKAEGKLLSQVGGRNARSPGSSSSKKASKSNMPEDFQKPIVLPATPRRKLKPNQEHFSMISVNNAKSQDRCSSKKAEDFQKEIVPSASPPSKLKRKQASVASEKHELISLVSCNSAKSLRSNTSRKAGKWHEPEQVQKSSVQPSASQKKPKLEQDLGVSKKYGVSSPGSYNTTKPPGSSMSRKAGKRHTPEGVEKSSVPVAAPKKKLKIEPDFAMQQNKTSSSIKAGKQLNPEDFQKTFVQPVVYRKKLKLEPDLVALEKHGDAKPLGCSTGNKGELHKLEVIQKASVPPAAPPRKLKQDVVASQKNYLSSFVGRSNANVLDNISSKMAHKQLEHVQPHKPIARPAAPRSILKQQSKTNTLTKEGKQQIPEYSQRTFVQPAVSQSKLKQSSRAAPERPKTRSKTSNPARKKEYACVSVWANIYESECSSGSAEPLVNKRTERRKRERERAVQITYSRSRKRIASGISSIKAQPAEEEISSQQTKSPPQSQCLKFILINAANKVVTQDPGDQFKAPAPRKGIVIAPPADQVTTQTPKGRSQPQVQRMDIVTPPADLAMTQTHGDLSVPSRRMDIAAVPPADKVMTRAPADQSQLPAPCSIANDQVVPPRSAGPLSLTPSNPSSSPDVIDISDDD; encoded by the coding sequence ATGTCCGAAATGTTGAGGTCACAAGGAGCTACACAAGAATCAGATTCAGATGAAGTTCAGGAGAATTTGACTGTGGCAAAACTAAAGGCAGAAGGCAAGCTTCTCTCTCAAGTGGGCGGCAGGAACGCAAGATCACCAGGTAGTAGCTCCTCAAAGAAGGCAAGCAAGAGTAATATGCCTGAAGACTTTCAGAAACCGATTGTTTTGCCTGCAACCCCTCGGAGAAAATTGAAGCCGAACCAGGAGCATTTCTCTATGATAAGTGTCAACAATGCAAAATCACAGGATAGGTGCTCTTCAAAGAAGGCAGAGGATTTTCAGAAAGAAATTGTTCCATCTGCTTCCCCTCCAAGCAAACTGAAGCGGAAGCAAGCATCTGTTGCATCAGAGAAGCATGAGCTTATCTCTCTAGTGAGCTGCAACAGTGCAAAATCGTTGAGAAGTAACACCTCCAGGAAGGCAGGCAAGTGGCATGAGCCAGAGCAAGTTcaaaaatccagtgtgcagccttcTGCATCTCAGAAAAAACCAAAGCTAGAGCAAGACTTGGGTGTATCGAAGAAATATGGAGTTTCCTCACCAGGGAGTTACAACACTACAAAACCACCAGGAAGCAGCATGTCCAGGAAAGCAGGCAAGCGGCACACGCCGGAGGGTGTTGAGAAATCCAGTGTCCCGGTTGCGGCCCCAAAGAAGAAACTGAAGATCGAGCCAGACTTCGCAATGCAACAAAACAAAACCAGCTCCTCAATTAAGGCAGGGAAGCAGCTTAACCCTGAAGATTTTCAGAAAACATTTGTTCAGCCTGTTGTTTATCGAAAAAAACTGAAGCTTGAGCCAGACTTGGTTGCATTAGAGAAACATGGAGATGCAAAACCACTAGGATGCAGTACCGGAAACAAAGGAGAACTTCATAAGCTTGAAGTCATTCAGAAAGCCAGTGTTCCACCTGCCGCCCCTCCCAGAAAACTGAAACAAGACGTGGTTGCATCACAGAAGAATTATCTTTCCTCTTTTGTGGGGAGGAGCAATGCAAATGTACTGGACAATATCTCCTCAAAGATGGCACACAAGCAGCTTGAGCATGTACAGCCTCACAAACCCATTGCGCGGCCTGCTGCCCCTCGAAGTATACTCAAGCAGCAAAGCAAAACCAACACCTTAACTAAGGAAGGAAAGCAGCAAATTCCTGAATACTCTCAGAGAACATTTGTTCAGCCAGCTGTTTCTCAAAGTAAACTGAAGCAATCAAgccgtgctgcgccggagaggccaaAGACGAGAAGCAAAACTAGTAATCCTGCTAGGAAAAAGGAGTATGCTTGCGTGAGTGTGTGGGCAAACATCTATGAATCGGAATGCTCAAGTGGATCAGCCGAGCCGCTTGTAAACAAAAGAACAGAGCGAAGGAAACGAGAAAGAGAACGCGCAGTTCAGATAACCTATTCGCGGTCAAGGAAGCGAATTGCCAGTGGAATCAGCTCCATCAAGGCAcaacctgctgaagaagaaaTCTCATCTCAACAAACCAAGTCACCACCTCAATCTCAATGCTTGAAGTTCATTCTTATCAATGCTGCTAACAAGGTGGTGACTCAAGACCCTGGAGATCAGTTCAAGGCACCAGCTCCCCGCAAGGGCATCGTTATTGCCCCTCCTGCAGACCAGGTGACGACTCAAACCCCTAAAGGTCGGTCCCAGCCACAAGTTCAACGCATGGACATTGTCACCCCTCCTGCGGACCTGGCAATGACTCAAACCCACGGAGATCTGTCTGTTCCATCTAGGCGCATGGACATTGCTGCTGTCCCTCCTGCTGACAAGGTGATGACTCGAGCCCCTGCCGATCAGTCACAGCTACCAGCCCCGTGCTCCATCGCCAATGATCAGGTGGTTCCACCTCGTTCAGCTGGTCCACTCAGTTTAACTCCTTCAAATCCAAGCAGTAGCCCTGACGTGATAGACATTTCTGATGATGACTGA